The following coding sequences lie in one Microbacterium sp. XT11 genomic window:
- a CDS encoding hemolysin family protein — MDYILLGVGLLLTVGTGLFVASEFALVNLDRADLEARQARGESRLSLTISALRHTSTHLSSAQLGITLTTLLTGYTMEPALSNLLSPTLTAWGIPEGAVAPIATVVAMLVATAVSMILGELVPKNFALALPLATAKLVVPFQVAFTTVFKPAVVVLNGSANGVLRGMGIEPKEELSGARTAEELSSLVRRSASAGVLEADTATLLDRTLTFARLTAADVMTARPSMHAIAAGDSADDVIQLARRTGHSRFPVYDDDLDDITGVVHLKAAVSVPRERRAEVPVGALATEPLRVPETAHIDGLIAELRARGYQLAVVVDEYGGTAGLVTLEDLIEELVGEVADEHDRTRAGIVTGRDGVTFPGELRPDELRSRAGVEVPEGDVYDTVAGYVMSVLERVPAVGDEVTLDSGTLTVVRMDGRRIDRLRYIPRPDDAGEEAAR; from the coding sequence ATGGATTACATCCTGCTGGGCGTGGGGCTCCTCCTCACGGTCGGGACGGGTCTGTTCGTCGCCAGCGAATTCGCGCTCGTCAACCTCGACCGGGCAGACCTCGAAGCGCGCCAGGCTCGCGGCGAGTCGCGCCTCTCCCTGACGATCAGCGCCCTGCGGCACACGTCGACGCATCTGTCCTCGGCACAGCTCGGCATCACGCTGACGACGCTGCTCACCGGTTACACCATGGAGCCGGCCCTGTCGAACCTGCTGAGCCCGACGCTCACCGCGTGGGGCATCCCCGAAGGCGCCGTGGCCCCCATCGCCACCGTCGTCGCGATGCTCGTCGCGACCGCCGTGTCGATGATCCTCGGCGAGCTGGTTCCGAAGAACTTCGCACTGGCCCTCCCTCTCGCGACGGCCAAGCTCGTCGTCCCGTTCCAGGTGGCGTTCACCACGGTGTTCAAGCCCGCCGTCGTCGTGTTGAACGGCAGCGCGAACGGTGTGCTCCGCGGCATGGGGATCGAGCCGAAGGAGGAGCTGTCGGGTGCGCGCACGGCCGAGGAGCTCTCCTCGCTCGTCCGCCGCTCGGCCAGCGCCGGAGTGCTCGAGGCCGACACCGCGACACTGCTCGACCGCACGCTCACGTTCGCGCGGCTGACGGCGGCCGACGTCATGACGGCTCGTCCGAGCATGCACGCGATCGCCGCGGGCGACTCCGCCGACGACGTCATCCAGCTCGCGCGGCGCACAGGTCACAGCCGCTTCCCGGTCTACGACGACGATCTCGACGACATCACCGGTGTCGTGCATCTCAAGGCGGCGGTGTCCGTTCCGCGCGAGCGGCGTGCCGAGGTGCCCGTCGGGGCGCTCGCGACCGAGCCGCTGCGCGTACCGGAGACCGCGCACATCGACGGACTCATCGCCGAGCTGCGCGCCCGGGGCTATCAGCTCGCGGTGGTCGTCGACGAATACGGCGGCACCGCGGGGCTGGTGACGCTCGAGGACCTCATCGAGGAGCTCGTCGGCGAGGTCGCCGACGAGCATGACCGGACGCGGGCGGGGATCGTCACCGGCCGTGACGGCGTGACCTTCCCCGGCGAGCTGCGCCCGGATGAGCTGCGCAGCCGCGCAGGCGTCGAGGTGCCGGAGGGCGACGTCTACGACACCGTCGCCGGCTACGTCATGAGCGTGCTGGAGCGGGTCCCCGCCGTCGGCGACGAGGTGACGCTGGACAGCGGCACCCTCACGGTGGTGCGGATGGACGGGCGCCGTATCGACCGGCTCCGCTACATCCCGAGACCGGATGACGCCGGAGAGGAGGCGGCACGATGA
- a CDS encoding hemolysin family protein produces the protein MSDWAGIAWLVVLLLANAFFVGAEFAVISARRSQIEPRAEQGSRAAKTALYAMEHATLMLATSQLGITICSLLILNVSEPAIHHLLAAPLHAIGWSDAVVDAVSFTVALLLVSFLHVVFGEMVPKNLAFSVPDRAVLILATPLVWVSKVFMPVIWLLNASANAVLRLFRVEPKNEAASTFTLEEVATIVDQSRREGVLADAAGAVAAAVEFTDKKARDIAVPLDDLVTLPQTTTPDEIEKAVARYGFSRYVIVDDEGAPIGYVHLKDILRASEGPDAEAKVSVPLPAKRIHHMVPVQEDTDLEDALAVMRRAGRHLAKVRDREGLTTAVLFLEDILEELVGEVQDATRRVRGH, from the coding sequence ATGAGCGACTGGGCGGGAATCGCATGGCTGGTCGTGCTGCTCCTGGCGAACGCCTTCTTCGTCGGCGCCGAGTTCGCCGTCATCTCCGCACGCCGCTCGCAGATCGAGCCTCGTGCGGAGCAGGGATCGCGCGCAGCCAAGACCGCGCTGTACGCGATGGAGCACGCCACGCTGATGCTGGCCACCTCGCAGCTGGGCATCACGATCTGCTCGCTGCTCATCCTCAACGTGTCCGAGCCTGCGATCCACCACCTGCTCGCAGCGCCGCTGCATGCGATCGGCTGGTCGGATGCCGTGGTCGACGCCGTGTCGTTCACCGTCGCGCTGCTGCTCGTGTCGTTCCTGCACGTCGTGTTCGGCGAGATGGTGCCCAAGAACCTGGCGTTCTCGGTGCCGGACAGAGCCGTGCTGATCCTCGCGACGCCGCTGGTGTGGGTGTCGAAGGTGTTCATGCCGGTGATCTGGCTGCTGAACGCCTCGGCCAACGCCGTGCTGCGGCTGTTCCGCGTCGAGCCGAAGAACGAGGCGGCCTCGACGTTCACGCTGGAGGAAGTGGCGACGATCGTCGACCAGTCCCGTCGCGAGGGTGTCCTCGCCGATGCGGCGGGGGCGGTGGCCGCCGCGGTGGAGTTCACCGACAAGAAGGCGCGCGACATCGCCGTGCCGCTGGACGATCTCGTGACGCTGCCGCAGACCACGACACCCGACGAGATCGAGAAGGCCGTGGCGCGCTACGGGTTCTCGCGGTACGTCATCGTCGATGACGAGGGCGCGCCCATCGGGTACGTGCATCTCAAAGACATCCTGCGGGCGTCCGAGGGGCCCGATGCCGAGGCGAAGGTCTCGGTGCCGCTGCCGGCCAAGCGCATCCATCACATGGTTCCCGTGCAGGAGGACACCGACCTCGAGGACGCGCTCGCGGTGATGCGCCGCGCGGGGCGCCACCTGGCGAAGGTGCGCGACCGTGAGGGGCTCACCACGGCCGTGCTCTTCCTCGAGGACATCCTGGAGGAGCTCGTGGGCGAGGTGCAGGACGCGACTCGCCGGGTCCGCGGACACTGA
- a CDS encoding NADH:flavin oxidoreductase/NADH oxidase, which produces MSILFSPLSIRSVTFRNRLWVSPMCMYSAVDGVVQEWHHTHLAQFASGGAGLIVAEATAVVPEGRISPRDAGIWNDEQRDAWAPIVDAIHRRGAAAGIQLAHAGRKASTWWPWAAEHGSVPVADGGWTTVAPSAIAFEGFSIPLSLDAAGIDDVVTAFARSARRALDAGFDVLEIHGAHGYLLHQFLSPLSNLRDDEYGGSLENRARLLLRVVDAVRAEAGDGVPVLVRISATDHADGGFTPEEAATVGAWSVEHGADLIDVSSGGLVAHQRISVFPGYQVPLADTVRRSGRVPVSAVGLITAAAQAEQVLADGAADAIFAGREWLRDPHFGLRAAHELGADVAWPLQYERAHWR; this is translated from the coding sequence GTGAGCATCCTCTTCTCTCCTCTCAGCATCCGTTCCGTCACCTTCCGCAATCGGCTGTGGGTCTCGCCGATGTGCATGTACAGCGCCGTCGACGGAGTCGTCCAGGAGTGGCATCACACGCATCTCGCGCAGTTCGCCTCAGGCGGCGCCGGTCTGATCGTCGCCGAGGCCACGGCCGTCGTCCCCGAGGGGCGCATCTCGCCGCGTGACGCAGGAATCTGGAACGACGAGCAGCGCGACGCCTGGGCGCCGATCGTGGACGCCATCCACCGCCGCGGCGCAGCAGCGGGCATCCAGCTCGCTCACGCCGGCCGCAAGGCATCGACGTGGTGGCCGTGGGCCGCTGAGCACGGGTCCGTACCCGTCGCGGACGGAGGCTGGACGACAGTGGCCCCGTCGGCCATCGCCTTCGAGGGATTCTCGATCCCCCTCTCTCTCGACGCCGCCGGGATCGACGACGTCGTCACCGCTTTCGCACGCTCCGCCCGGCGCGCGCTCGACGCCGGCTTCGACGTGCTCGAGATCCACGGCGCGCACGGCTACCTCCTGCATCAGTTCCTGTCGCCGCTGTCGAACCTGCGCGACGACGAATACGGAGGCTCCCTCGAGAACCGCGCTCGTCTCCTGCTGCGGGTGGTCGACGCCGTGCGTGCGGAAGCCGGCGACGGTGTGCCTGTGCTCGTGCGGATCTCCGCGACCGACCACGCCGACGGCGGCTTCACCCCGGAGGAGGCGGCGACGGTGGGCGCATGGTCCGTCGAGCACGGCGCCGACCTCATCGACGTCTCCAGCGGCGGCCTCGTGGCGCACCAGCGCATCTCGGTGTTCCCCGGGTACCAGGTGCCACTGGCCGACACGGTGCGGCGGAGCGGCAGGGTGCCGGTGTCGGCAGTCGGGCTGATCACCGCGGCAGCGCAGGCCGAGCAGGTGCTGGCCGACGGCGCAGCGGATGCGATCTTCGCCGGCCGGGAGTGGCTGCGCGACCCGCACTTCGGCCTGCGCGCGGCGCACGAGCTGGGCGCGGACGTGGCCTGGCCGCTGCAGTACGAACGGGCGCACTGGCGCTGA
- a CDS encoding ADP-dependent NAD(P)H-hydrate dehydratase yields MVDVREWSREDAARFVRVPTPHDDKYSRGVVALRTGSPAYPGAAVLGVEAAWRAGAGFVRYVGEGRPADAVLARRPETVTGPDTGRTRVGAWVIGSGTDAAAREEEETAALRAILAGDVPVVVDAGALDLAAGARAPFVVTPHAGEFARLRQQLGIGEDPDEAAEEAVVRVAETLGGTVLLKGARTLVAHGGEVIAVEESTGWLATAGTGDVLAGVIGAFVAADPDAPLRDAAAAAAWVHGRAAKLASGVVGRDGATAGRPIVALDVAEALPRAIADLLA; encoded by the coding sequence ATGGTCGATGTCCGAGAGTGGTCGCGTGAGGACGCGGCACGGTTCGTGCGGGTGCCGACGCCCCATGACGACAAGTACTCGCGGGGCGTCGTGGCGTTGCGCACGGGTTCGCCGGCGTACCCGGGAGCCGCGGTGCTCGGCGTCGAAGCAGCCTGGCGGGCCGGCGCGGGCTTCGTCCGCTATGTGGGAGAAGGCAGACCGGCGGATGCCGTGCTCGCGCGGAGGCCGGAGACCGTGACGGGACCCGACACAGGGCGTACGCGCGTCGGTGCGTGGGTCATCGGCTCCGGTACGGATGCCGCGGCGCGCGAGGAGGAGGAGACCGCTGCTCTGCGGGCGATCCTGGCGGGGGACGTGCCCGTCGTCGTGGATGCGGGGGCGCTCGACCTCGCCGCAGGCGCCCGTGCTCCGTTCGTCGTGACCCCGCATGCCGGTGAATTCGCCCGTCTTCGCCAGCAGCTGGGCATCGGCGAGGATCCTGACGAAGCCGCCGAGGAGGCGGTGGTGCGCGTCGCCGAGACGCTCGGAGGGACCGTGCTGCTCAAGGGCGCGCGCACCCTCGTGGCGCACGGCGGCGAGGTCATCGCCGTCGAGGAGAGCACGGGGTGGCTCGCAACAGCCGGCACCGGTGACGTGCTGGCGGGCGTCATCGGCGCGTTCGTCGCGGCAGATCCTGACGCGCCGCTGCGAGATGCGGCCGCGGCTGCCGCGTGGGTGCACGGCCGAGCCGCGAAGCTGGCATCCGGGGTCGTCGGGCGTGATGGCGCCACCGCGGGCCGGCCCATCGTGGCACTCGACGTGGCCGAGGCACTGCCACGCGCGATCGCGGATCTGCTCGCGTGA
- a CDS encoding thiamine-binding protein: MLIAFSVAPSGAPSDGSSRDDASVHDAVAAAVRVVRESGLPHRTTSMFTEIEGPDWDSVMDVVKRATEAVMPFGSRVSLVLKADIRPGYSGELDAKIERLEAAIDDSGSKTATSSTKFVESWDIVDRKGRTLHDGQ; this comes from the coding sequence ATGCTCATCGCCTTCTCCGTCGCTCCGAGCGGCGCACCCTCCGACGGCTCGTCCCGTGACGACGCATCGGTGCACGACGCCGTGGCCGCCGCGGTCCGCGTGGTGCGGGAGTCGGGCCTCCCGCACCGCACGACCAGCATGTTCACCGAGATTGAGGGGCCTGATTGGGATTCCGTCATGGACGTCGTCAAGCGCGCGACCGAAGCCGTGATGCCCTTCGGCTCGCGGGTGTCGCTGGTCTTGAAGGCCGACATCCGGCCGGGATACTCCGGTGAGCTCGATGCCAAGATCGAGCGTCTCGAAGCGGCGATCGACGATTCGGGGTCTAAGACTGCGACTTCAAGCACTAAATTTGTCGAATCGTGGGATATCGTCGATCGGAAAGGGCGAACTCTGCACGATGGCCAGTAG
- a CDS encoding P-loop ATPase, Sll1717 family — MSKQKFPPLRLLDFGMLDAGEEARERPGMLVAGYYDFRSAAYRVAQGEAWAIVGSKGAGKTATISHLGLLWDDQPERFLLEWDLGSFPVADVTQLQIGGSSGPTNTRAAWEFLILLRVFASLMKDQGAHHPSSIVGLYKSLVAGGLIDGPDLRTKFIDWSRSTLKISIMGSGIDSALNQNSVTAVQLNQILRSALMQMRSNSQHVLAIDGLDSFFAQTESQLESLGALLDAAYDLNGFFRESDVRVSVVLAIRHDMYVQVPSTDSAKLSDRAIELDWSRNGLGDGEELWELLNTKTKASIPSSFIGLQLGDIRKAYLSTPIGIGPYSYLPSYLMSHTRYLPRDLIALMNAIKDLHPGSGQVSEATARQAVRNYSENYFVREMANGLSRVLPGASATKVSAFIDALSALPSKEFSIELLEQEIDGLISRSDLRVLLKQLFLIGGLGTRPRNGRSTHTNFYYRRAAGGGFSFHADYVLHNSLVVAWNIPWESPVKVASPSVRRRRRSRRKTQASKDGRSE; from the coding sequence ATGAGCAAGCAAAAGTTTCCACCGTTGCGGTTACTTGATTTCGGGATGCTCGACGCAGGCGAGGAAGCGCGCGAGCGCCCCGGGATGCTGGTTGCAGGCTATTACGACTTTCGATCGGCCGCCTATCGAGTTGCCCAGGGAGAAGCGTGGGCGATCGTTGGATCGAAAGGTGCTGGCAAGACTGCAACAATATCTCATCTCGGATTGCTTTGGGATGACCAACCTGAAAGGTTCTTGCTGGAATGGGACCTGGGGAGCTTTCCAGTCGCCGACGTGACGCAGCTACAGATCGGAGGATCCTCCGGGCCAACGAACACGAGAGCCGCTTGGGAGTTTCTTATTCTCCTGAGAGTTTTCGCCTCGTTGATGAAGGATCAGGGCGCGCATCATCCGTCTTCGATAGTCGGACTTTACAAGTCTCTGGTGGCGGGTGGATTGATCGATGGACCTGACCTCCGTACCAAATTCATTGACTGGTCGCGATCCACTTTAAAGATTAGCATCATGGGAAGCGGTATCGATTCGGCACTCAATCAGAACTCAGTAACTGCGGTTCAATTGAATCAAATTCTTCGCAGTGCATTGATGCAGATGCGCTCAAACTCGCAGCACGTGCTTGCTATCGATGGGCTTGACTCGTTCTTTGCGCAAACTGAATCTCAACTTGAATCTTTGGGAGCGCTTCTCGATGCGGCGTACGATCTAAACGGCTTCTTCCGAGAATCCGATGTCCGTGTCTCAGTGGTCTTGGCGATCCGGCACGACATGTATGTTCAAGTGCCTAGCACTGATTCCGCAAAGCTTAGTGATCGAGCCATCGAACTCGACTGGAGTCGCAACGGCTTGGGGGATGGAGAAGAGCTATGGGAACTTCTCAACACAAAGACAAAAGCCAGTATTCCAAGTAGCTTTATTGGGTTGCAACTTGGGGATATTCGTAAGGCGTATCTGTCAACTCCGATTGGGATAGGGCCATACTCTTACCTGCCATCCTATTTGATGTCACATACGAGATACCTCCCACGCGATCTGATTGCGCTCATGAACGCGATCAAAGATCTTCATCCCGGTAGTGGTCAGGTGAGTGAAGCAACGGCACGCCAGGCGGTGCGCAACTACTCAGAGAACTACTTTGTTCGCGAGATGGCGAACGGTCTTAGTCGGGTCTTGCCTGGGGCGAGTGCAACGAAAGTCAGTGCTTTCATTGATGCGCTAAGCGCGCTCCCATCCAAGGAATTCAGTATTGAACTTCTGGAACAAGAGATCGATGGATTGATTTCAAGGTCCGATCTTAGGGTGCTGTTGAAGCAGCTATTTCTTATCGGCGGATTGGGCACGCGTCCCCGCAATGGACGTTCTACCCATACGAATTTTTATTATCGACGAGCGGCTGGGGGAGGGTTTTCCTTTCATGCCGACTACGTCTTACATAACTCGTTGGTCGTTGCGTGGAATATCCCCTGGGAGAGCCCGGTTAAAGTGGCTTCTCCTTCGGTCCGTCGGAGGAGAAGGTCGCGGCGCAAAACGCAGGCCTCAAAAGATGGTCGTAGTGAATAG
- a CDS encoding MFS transporter: protein MNPSTSTRGAAKRALLSLAIGSFGIGMTEFVVMGLLPDIARDLLPTMWATRQEDALSQSGWLISLYALGVVVGAPTIAGFVARFPRHKVMIGLALALTVFNALTVVLPTFELVGASRFLAGLPHGAYFGIGALVAADVMGPGNRAKGVAFILTGLTVANVVGVPLGTFLGQQWGWRVAFGVVAFVFAVATASVAAFVPPHAGDPGRTMRAELRVFRIPQVWFALGIGAIGFGGFFAVYSYIAPLVTEVAGSPEWVVPIVLVLMGLGMTVGNLVGGHLADIDLRRTLLYGLTAMAAVFALLALLSFWVVTLALLVFVVGFVSSVLSPTIQTRLMDVAEDNQSIAAALNHSALNIGNSLGAFLGGVVIAIGWGFTAPSWTGAALAVAGLVIALLSYRREARRPAALRS, encoded by the coding sequence GTGAATCCCTCGACATCGACGAGGGGTGCGGCGAAGAGGGCGCTCCTCTCCCTCGCCATCGGCAGCTTCGGCATCGGCATGACCGAGTTCGTCGTGATGGGGCTCCTGCCCGACATCGCGCGCGACCTGTTGCCGACGATGTGGGCGACGCGCCAGGAGGACGCGCTGAGCCAGTCCGGCTGGCTGATCTCGCTCTACGCACTCGGCGTCGTCGTCGGGGCGCCGACCATCGCCGGGTTCGTGGCGCGATTCCCGCGCCACAAGGTGATGATCGGCCTCGCGCTCGCACTCACCGTGTTCAACGCCCTCACCGTCGTGCTCCCCACGTTCGAGCTCGTCGGCGCGTCACGGTTCCTCGCGGGCCTGCCGCACGGTGCGTACTTCGGCATCGGCGCGTTGGTCGCCGCCGATGTGATGGGGCCGGGCAACCGCGCCAAGGGCGTGGCATTCATCCTCACCGGCCTCACGGTCGCGAACGTCGTGGGCGTGCCGCTCGGCACGTTCCTCGGGCAGCAGTGGGGGTGGCGCGTCGCGTTCGGCGTCGTCGCGTTCGTCTTCGCGGTTGCGACGGCCAGCGTGGCCGCCTTCGTCCCTCCGCACGCGGGTGATCCGGGGCGCACCATGCGCGCGGAGCTGCGTGTCTTCCGCATCCCGCAGGTCTGGTTCGCGCTGGGCATCGGCGCGATCGGCTTCGGCGGGTTCTTCGCCGTGTACAGCTACATCGCCCCTCTCGTGACCGAGGTCGCGGGTTCACCGGAATGGGTCGTCCCGATCGTGCTGGTGCTCATGGGGCTCGGCATGACGGTGGGGAACCTGGTCGGGGGGCACTTGGCCGACATCGACCTCCGGCGAACGCTGCTGTACGGTCTCACCGCCATGGCCGCGGTCTTCGCGCTCCTGGCGCTGCTCTCCTTCTGGGTCGTCACGCTCGCGCTTCTGGTGTTCGTCGTCGGTTTCGTGTCCTCGGTGCTCAGCCCCACCATCCAGACGCGCCTCATGGACGTCGCCGAGGACAACCAGTCGATCGCCGCAGCCCTCAACCACTCCGCGCTCAACATCGGGAACAGCCTCGGAGCCTTCCTCGGCGGTGTCGTCATCGCGATCGGCTGGGGCTTCACGGCGCCGTCGTGGACAGGGGCGGCGCTCGCCGTGGCAGGACTCGTCATCGCACTCCTGTCGTACCGCAGGGAGGCGCGGCGGCCCGCGGCTCTGCGGTCGTAG
- a CDS encoding NUDIX hydrolase translates to MSVVGDLPVAGTVVILRPGDAGIEALLLRRPERGSFANAWVFPGGKVEESDRVPGAAEIDDARRAGIRETREEVGLDVDDLVPLSLWEPPEEAPTRIRTWFFLATAPAQELVPAPDEVVEARWIAPAAALDLHAAGEWTLFPPTWMTLHRLRGHTGVGAALAAAGAPPVYRTRIVDSPAGRSFHWEDESLDTARLPWRVRRRHPGPREREDRGEETPTSSGPFPVAG, encoded by the coding sequence ATGAGCGTCGTCGGCGATCTTCCCGTAGCCGGTACGGTCGTGATCCTGCGACCGGGCGACGCAGGCATCGAGGCGCTGCTCCTGCGCCGGCCGGAGCGCGGATCCTTCGCGAACGCCTGGGTGTTCCCCGGTGGCAAGGTCGAGGAGAGTGATCGGGTGCCGGGCGCTGCCGAGATCGACGACGCCCGCCGGGCCGGTATCCGGGAGACCAGGGAGGAGGTGGGCCTCGACGTCGACGACCTCGTCCCGCTGTCGCTGTGGGAGCCTCCGGAGGAGGCGCCGACGCGCATCCGCACGTGGTTCTTCCTCGCGACCGCCCCCGCGCAGGAGCTCGTACCGGCCCCGGATGAGGTGGTCGAAGCGCGATGGATCGCGCCCGCCGCTGCTCTCGACCTGCACGCCGCGGGGGAGTGGACCCTGTTCCCTCCGACCTGGATGACCCTGCACCGACTGCGCGGTCACACCGGCGTCGGCGCTGCGCTTGCGGCCGCGGGGGCACCTCCGGTGTACCGGACGCGCATCGTCGACAGTCCCGCGGGTCGCTCCTTCCACTGGGAGGACGAGAGCCTGGACACGGCACGTCTGCCGTGGCGCGTGCGACGACGGCACCCGGGCCCGCGAGAGCGGGAGGACCGGGGAGAGGAGACGCCTACTTCGTCCGGTCCCTTCCCGGTTGCCGGGTGA
- a CDS encoding amino acid permease, which translates to MTQTDPFPASSDQAQSTALHRGLTTRHIRFMALGSAIGTGLFYGSAAAIQKAGPSVLLAYLIAGAAVFLVMRALGEMTVRHPVLGSFGQFANRYLGPRWGFVTGWTYAFEMIIVALADVTAFGVYMGFWFPDVDRWVWVAAVILFIGAINLLGVKVFGELEFWLALIKVAAVIAMILGGIAILVFGFAHSSPGASGVGALFDAATGGFFPHGLEGFIASFAIVVFAFGGIEIIGITAGEAQDPKKVIPRAINSVPVRVLLFYLGALAVIMMVQPWNTIGTSGSPFVSIFDGLGIPAAPHILNAVVIAAALSAINSDIFGAGRMIYGLAQQKQAPAVFLRVSRSGVPWMTVLVMSMALVIGVVLNAVIPEDVFVIIASIATFATVWVWLMIVLSHLSMKRAIRRDGLLPSEFPVPLWPVASWATLGFLVFVLALLSWFEDTRVAIIVGAVWLAALLFAYRFMVSGAGKDRADLVDETAPIPVITRQPGRDRTK; encoded by the coding sequence ATGACACAGACCGACCCCTTCCCCGCATCCTCCGACCAGGCTCAGAGCACCGCGCTGCACAGAGGACTGACGACGCGGCACATCCGGTTCATGGCGCTCGGATCGGCGATCGGCACCGGGCTCTTCTATGGTTCCGCCGCCGCGATACAGAAGGCCGGCCCGAGCGTTCTCCTCGCCTACCTGATCGCAGGAGCCGCGGTCTTCCTCGTCATGCGCGCGCTGGGAGAGATGACCGTCCGACACCCCGTCTTGGGATCGTTCGGTCAATTCGCCAATCGCTACCTCGGACCCCGCTGGGGATTCGTGACCGGGTGGACATACGCCTTCGAGATGATCATCGTCGCCCTGGCGGACGTGACGGCGTTCGGGGTCTACATGGGGTTCTGGTTCCCCGACGTCGACCGATGGGTCTGGGTCGCCGCCGTCATCCTCTTCATCGGCGCGATCAACCTGCTGGGGGTAAAGGTGTTCGGGGAGCTGGAGTTCTGGCTGGCCCTCATCAAGGTCGCAGCCGTGATCGCGATGATCCTGGGCGGGATCGCGATCCTCGTCTTCGGCTTCGCGCACTCCTCCCCCGGCGCGTCGGGCGTCGGCGCGCTGTTCGACGCCGCAACGGGCGGCTTCTTCCCCCACGGGCTGGAGGGGTTCATCGCGTCGTTCGCGATCGTCGTGTTCGCCTTCGGCGGCATCGAAATCATCGGCATCACGGCGGGCGAAGCCCAGGACCCGAAGAAGGTCATCCCCCGCGCGATCAACAGCGTCCCCGTGCGGGTGCTGCTCTTCTACCTCGGTGCTCTGGCGGTCATCATGATGGTGCAGCCGTGGAACACCATCGGCACGAGCGGCAGCCCGTTCGTCTCGATCTTCGACGGTCTCGGCATCCCGGCCGCGCCTCACATCCTCAACGCGGTCGTCATCGCCGCCGCGCTCTCCGCGATCAACTCCGACATCTTCGGGGCAGGACGCATGATCTACGGGCTCGCCCAGCAGAAGCAGGCGCCCGCTGTGTTCCTGCGCGTCTCGCGATCGGGAGTGCCGTGGATGACCGTACTGGTGATGAGCATGGCTCTCGTCATCGGCGTCGTGCTCAACGCCGTGATCCCGGAGGACGTCTTCGTGATCATCGCATCGATCGCGACCTTCGCCACCGTGTGGGTGTGGCTCATGATCGTCCTCTCCCACCTCTCGATGAAGCGCGCGATCCGGCGCGATGGTCTCCTTCCCTCCGAGTTCCCCGTGCCGCTCTGGCCTGTCGCGTCATGGGCGACACTCGGGTTCCTCGTCTTCGTCCTCGCGCTGCTCAGCTGGTTCGAGGACACGCGGGTCGCGATCATCGTCGGCGCCGTCTGGCTCGCAGCCTTGCTGTTCGCCTACCGTTTCATGGTGAGCGGTGCGGGGAAGGACCGTGCCGACCTCGTCGACGAGACCGCGCCGATCCCCGTCATCACCCGGCAACCGGGAAGGGACCGGACGAAGTAG